The following are encoded in a window of Staphylospora marina genomic DNA:
- a CDS encoding PGPGW domain-containing protein: protein MKKLLLNIFGWIFLVLGIIGFFTPFLQGILFTLIGLSMLSRTSPWAKRLMVKLREKYPKVAAKSDEWMAKLRWRSGSTPE, encoded by the coding sequence TTGAAAAAACTATTGCTGAACATTTTCGGCTGGATATTCCTCGTGCTCGGCATCATCGGATTTTTCACGCCGTTTCTGCAAGGGATCCTCTTCACCCTGATCGGGCTGTCCATGCTTTCCCGGACAAGCCCCTGGGCGAAAAGACTGATGGTCAAATTGCGGGAGAAGTATCCCAAGGTGGCGGCGAAATCGGACGAATGGATGGCCAAGTTGCGTTGGCGATCCGGGTCCACCCCGGAATGA
- a CDS encoding O-methyltransferase — translation MREKEYIRSLYAREDEVLSSIAPGLDERNMPRISVPPEVGKLLNLLVRISGARRILEIGALGGYSTIWMARALPEDGELISLELKEEHAAFALENVKKAGLDKKVRFLTGDASKRLEQLVASGEKFDFFLIDADKQGYNHYLEQAIRLANPGAVITADNLFQGGRIFDESDQSPSRVAIREFNRRIAEDPRLESLLVPIGDGVGVICVK, via the coding sequence GTGCGGGAAAAGGAGTATATTCGCTCTTTGTATGCCCGGGAAGACGAAGTGTTGAGCTCGATTGCACCCGGATTGGATGAGCGAAACATGCCGAGAATTTCCGTGCCGCCGGAAGTGGGGAAACTGCTGAACCTGTTGGTTCGGATTTCCGGCGCCAGAAGAATCCTGGAAATCGGTGCGCTCGGTGGGTACAGTACCATTTGGATGGCCCGGGCCCTGCCGGAAGACGGGGAGCTCATCTCCCTGGAGTTGAAAGAGGAGCATGCCGCTTTTGCCCTTGAGAACGTGAAAAAAGCGGGTCTCGACAAAAAAGTTCGCTTTCTGACCGGTGATGCTTCAAAAAGGTTGGAGCAACTGGTCGCTTCCGGAGAAAAATTCGACTTCTTCCTGATCGATGCCGACAAACAAGGGTACAATCATTATCTGGAACAGGCGATTCGCCTCGCCAATCCCGGAGCGGTGATCACGGCGGACAATCTGTTCCAGGGAGGTCGCATTTTCGATGAGTCGGATCAGTCCCCCTCAAGAGTGGCCATTCGGGAGTTCAATCGGCGAATCGCCGAAGATCCGAGGCTGGAGTCTCTGTTGGTTCCCATCGGGGACGGCGTGGGTGTGATTTGCGTCAAATGA
- a CDS encoding DUF308 domain-containing protein has translation MSKHRRKRSKLNRPNRYEPVRDEEFAAEITSAGPVRNPSMNNEREEKADRGEGLGITSIVLSVLAFFWLPFVLAPAGIVLGVIATRGGSSRGWWGVALGVIALIISSLVLPFRIIF, from the coding sequence ATGAGCAAACATCGTCGCAAACGGTCAAAACTGAACCGGCCGAACCGTTATGAACCGGTTCGTGACGAAGAATTTGCCGCTGAAATCACTTCGGCCGGACCCGTTCGGAATCCGTCCATGAACAACGAACGGGAGGAGAAGGCTGATCGGGGCGAAGGTCTCGGAATCACCTCCATTGTTTTGTCGGTTTTGGCGTTTTTCTGGCTGCCCTTCGTGCTGGCGCCCGCGGGGATTGTCCTGGGTGTCATCGCGACCCGGGGAGGAAGCTCCCGGGGATGGTGGGGAGTGGCTTTGGGCGTGATCGCTCTGATCATCTCTTCGTTGGTGCTGCCGTTTCGAATCATATTCTGA
- the rodA gene encoding rod shape-determining protein RodA, with protein sequence MKNMRLIRRIDWIAVLLLVCLSVFSIMAISSATHTRDPSFVGKQLMWLVAGFAGLIVAMAVDWRMWGQGRFPYLLYGIGLFLLLLVEVPGLGTEVNGARQWIRIGGLQFQPSELIKPVFILLMAKLITEHRETFGSLKGLSIPIAALFAIPFLIILAQPDLGTGLVLAGILVAMLFVGGADIRWFTGGLAVLAGGVAGLWWLYRQNHPFLHVLLKPHQIERIQVFLDPASDPTGAGYQATQAKIAIGSGMMLGKGFHNGTQSMGNWIPEPHNDFIFAVIAEEFGFVGGCLLILLYLALIYRLIRIGMRSGYTFSSLIAAGVVGMLLFQVYQNIGMTLGLMPITGLPLPLMSYGGTSLITQLVSVGMVLGLGMRPEPEKEWTVFED encoded by the coding sequence ATGAAGAACATGCGATTGATTCGCCGCATCGACTGGATTGCCGTCCTTCTGCTTGTGTGTCTGTCGGTCTTCAGCATTATGGCCATTTCGTCGGCCACTCACACCCGGGATCCGTCATTCGTGGGAAAACAGTTGATGTGGCTGGTCGCCGGGTTCGCGGGGTTGATCGTGGCCATGGCCGTGGACTGGCGCATGTGGGGGCAGGGCCGTTTTCCTTATCTTTTATACGGAATCGGGTTGTTTCTCCTGCTATTGGTGGAAGTTCCCGGTTTGGGAACGGAGGTGAACGGTGCCAGGCAGTGGATTCGCATCGGCGGGCTTCAGTTTCAACCCTCGGAGCTGATCAAGCCGGTGTTCATTCTTCTGATGGCCAAGTTGATCACGGAACACCGGGAAACATTCGGGAGCCTGAAAGGGTTGTCCATCCCGATTGCCGCCTTGTTTGCCATTCCTTTCCTGATTATTTTAGCACAACCCGACTTGGGAACGGGATTGGTTCTCGCCGGAATTCTGGTGGCCATGTTGTTTGTCGGAGGTGCGGACATTCGTTGGTTCACGGGAGGATTGGCGGTTTTGGCCGGAGGGGTGGCGGGGCTTTGGTGGTTGTACCGACAAAATCACCCGTTTCTCCATGTCCTGCTCAAGCCGCACCAGATCGAACGGATTCAGGTTTTTTTGGACCCCGCTTCCGATCCCACCGGTGCGGGATATCAGGCGACGCAAGCCAAGATTGCCATCGGGTCGGGCATGATGTTGGGCAAGGGATTCCACAACGGCACCCAGTCCATGGGAAACTGGATTCCGGAACCGCACAACGATTTCATTTTTGCCGTCATCGCCGAGGAATTCGGGTTTGTGGGAGGTTGTTTGCTGATCCTGTTGTACCTCGCTCTCATCTACCGGCTGATCCGGATCGGCATGCGCTCCGGGTACACCTTTTCGTCCTTGATCGCGGCGGGGGTTGTCGGCATGCTGCTGTTTCAGGTGTATCAGAATATCGGCATGACGCTCGGGCTGATGCCGATCACCGGGCTTCCTTTGCCGCTGATGAGCTACGGGGGAACCTCGCTCATCACGCAACTGGTGTCGGTGGGAATGGTGCTGGGCCTCGGAATGAGACCGGAGCCGGAGAAGGAATGGACCGTGTTTGAAGATTGA
- a CDS encoding cation:proton antiporter — protein sequence MQSLTDWFSPETFKDMHFLFDLALIVFIVKLAGHLSRKWGQPSVMGEILAGILAGPSLLGWLEPTPFIRELAEIGVILLMFLAGLETDLDEFKKSAFASTSVAVSGVVLPLVGGLGVGMMFGYDLNTSVFIGTLLVATSVSISVQTLRELGRLRSKEGVTILGAAVLDDVLGILILSLVIGFAAGESGGAEGGIVALLIKIVAFFILVVLVGRKLLAGIIERANRWLSAEAGVAVGIGIALLFAFLAEMFGMAGIVGSYFAGLMLGKSPAGKAVFSKLETVSFSFPVPVFFVSIGLIADIRNIDTQFALLIAILTVVAILTKLVGGAIGAKFAGFSARSSLGIGAGMVARGEVGLIVATIGLSKGLIPGELFTATVVIVLVTTLVTPPILKWFFDPTPSTGSSST from the coding sequence ATGCAATCGCTTACCGATTGGTTCAGCCCCGAGACGTTCAAGGACATGCACTTTCTTTTTGATTTGGCACTCATCGTTTTCATCGTGAAACTGGCGGGTCATCTCAGCCGAAAATGGGGTCAGCCTTCCGTCATGGGTGAAATCCTCGCCGGCATCCTGGCGGGACCTTCCCTGCTCGGTTGGCTTGAGCCGACCCCGTTCATCCGGGAACTGGCGGAGATCGGCGTGATTCTGCTGATGTTTCTCGCGGGATTGGAAACGGATCTGGACGAATTCAAAAAGTCGGCCTTCGCCTCCACGTCGGTGGCGGTCAGCGGAGTGGTGTTGCCTCTCGTCGGGGGCTTGGGCGTGGGCATGATGTTCGGATATGATCTGAACACTTCCGTGTTCATCGGAACCCTGCTGGTGGCCACCAGCGTCAGCATCTCCGTCCAGACTCTCCGGGAACTGGGCCGGCTCCGCAGCAAAGAAGGCGTCACCATCCTCGGCGCCGCCGTATTGGACGATGTGCTCGGGATTCTGATCCTGTCCCTGGTGATTGGCTTTGCCGCCGGCGAAAGCGGCGGTGCGGAAGGCGGAATCGTCGCTCTTCTCATCAAAATCGTCGCGTTCTTCATCTTGGTGGTGTTGGTGGGACGCAAGTTGCTTGCGGGGATCATCGAGCGTGCAAATCGATGGCTGTCCGCCGAAGCGGGAGTGGCCGTCGGAATCGGCATTGCCCTCCTGTTCGCATTTCTGGCGGAAATGTTCGGCATGGCAGGCATCGTCGGTTCCTATTTTGCGGGATTGATGCTCGGCAAATCGCCTGCGGGAAAAGCCGTGTTCTCCAAGTTGGAAACCGTGTCCTTCTCATTCCCCGTTCCGGTGTTCTTTGTCAGCATCGGTTTGATTGCCGACATCAGGAACATTGACACGCAATTCGCCCTGTTGATCGCCATCCTGACCGTCGTGGCCATCCTGACCAAATTGGTCGGCGGTGCGATCGGTGCCAAATTCGCCGGATTTTCCGCCCGAAGTTCGCTGGGGATCGGAGCCGGCATGGTGGCTCGCGGAGAAGTCGGATTGATCGTGGCCACGATCGGATTGAGCAAAGGATTGATTCCCGGGGAACTGTTCACGGCGACGGTGGTCATCGTGCTGGTCACCACTTTGGTCACTCCCCCGATTCTCAAATGGTTTTTCGATCCCACTCCCTCCACCGGGTCCTCATCGACATGA
- a CDS encoding beta-class carbonic anhydrase — protein sequence MSRLDEVLAFNRKFVENREYEPYLAGKYPRKQLVIVSCMDTRMTELLPKALNLKNGDVKIIKTAGALISHPYGSVMRSLLVAVTLLKADEVWVIGHHGCGMVGLSAEPVLSGLRSRGVPPENVQKLRNRGVDVDRWLTGCNTAEDGVKESVSLLRNHPLWPPDVMVHGLVIDPCTGELTLIDDGRNP from the coding sequence TTGAGCAGGCTGGACGAAGTGTTGGCATTCAACAGGAAGTTCGTGGAAAATCGGGAATACGAGCCTTATCTGGCCGGCAAGTATCCCCGCAAGCAACTGGTGATCGTTTCGTGCATGGACACCCGGATGACGGAGCTTCTTCCCAAGGCACTCAATCTGAAAAACGGGGATGTCAAAATCATCAAGACGGCCGGAGCGCTCATCTCGCATCCTTACGGCAGCGTGATGCGCAGTTTGCTGGTCGCGGTCACGTTGCTCAAGGCGGATGAAGTGTGGGTGATCGGGCATCATGGCTGCGGAATGGTCGGTCTTTCCGCGGAGCCGGTGTTGAGCGGACTGAGGTCCCGCGGAGTGCCCCCGGAGAATGTGCAAAAGCTTCGGAACCGGGGAGTGGATGTGGATCGATGGCTCACCGGATGCAACACGGCGGAGGACGGGGTGAAGGAAAGTGTCTCCCTGCTCCGCAATCACCCGCTCTGGCCTCCGGATGTGATGGTACACGGATTGGTGATCGATCCCTGCACGGGAGAACTTACCCTGATTGATGACGGCAGAAACCCTTGA
- the dacB gene encoding D-alanyl-D-alanine carboxypeptidase/D-alanyl-D-alanine endopeptidase gives MHPVLERALAREVSDWKRETGERGARVGYSVQDERTGLKVEQHGGEHFPPASNHKLWVTVAALLKWSPDHPFVTRFGLHGDTLWIRGGGDPLFAADGLERVVRWMKRRGHRSVRVWLDDSLFPPERHAPGWTVDDLDAGWAAPVHALNLEYNRVTVSVKKGKDDRPVPVPTGPAAHRLFADFSGLRFSDDPDSRCSILRTGKFRYRISGMIHRDEEEIECAVRPGLSLFRTVFGDLLGKAGVSVSRWISGSIPEEWEKHGADLSVSPLRDVLCIINRESRNLAAEVLLRMIGLDAEGKAERETGIAAAGKILKSAGFEGPAFSADGSGLSVYNLSSPDSLCRLLTGMRHHPSFPVFFSSLPEYGKSGTLKNRPPLPKGWTVRAKTGTLSGVKTLSGYLLRDGKVSHSFSLMICGLLSGFRGEQLQDRFIRVLLRETE, from the coding sequence GTGCATCCCGTGCTTGAACGGGCACTGGCCCGGGAAGTGTCGGATTGGAAACGGGAGACGGGGGAGAGGGGGGCGCGTGTCGGATATTCCGTACAGGATGAGCGAACGGGATTGAAGGTGGAACAGCATGGAGGGGAACATTTCCCTCCCGCCTCCAACCACAAGCTTTGGGTCACCGTGGCTGCATTGCTGAAATGGTCCCCGGATCATCCCTTTGTGACACGATTCGGGTTGCACGGGGATACGTTGTGGATCCGCGGGGGAGGAGATCCGCTGTTCGCCGCGGACGGCCTGGAGCGGGTGGTCCGGTGGATGAAACGTCGGGGACACCGGTCCGTACGGGTATGGCTGGATGATTCCCTGTTTCCTCCCGAACGCCATGCGCCAGGTTGGACCGTCGATGATTTGGATGCCGGTTGGGCGGCACCCGTTCATGCGCTGAACCTCGAATACAACAGAGTGACGGTTTCCGTCAAGAAAGGAAAGGATGATCGTCCCGTTCCGGTTCCGACCGGTCCCGCGGCTCATCGCCTGTTCGCGGACTTCTCCGGTTTGAGGTTTTCCGATGATCCTGATTCACGCTGCAGCATCCTGCGAACGGGAAAATTTCGTTACCGGATCAGCGGCATGATTCATCGTGATGAGGAAGAAATCGAGTGTGCGGTCAGACCCGGACTCTCTTTGTTCCGTACCGTGTTCGGCGATCTCTTGGGAAAAGCCGGGGTCTCCGTCAGCCGGTGGATCAGCGGGAGCATCCCCGAAGAATGGGAAAAACACGGAGCGGACCTGTCCGTTTCCCCGCTGCGGGACGTGCTTTGCATCATCAACCGGGAAAGCCGCAATTTGGCGGCGGAAGTGCTGCTTCGGATGATCGGTCTTGATGCAGAGGGAAAGGCGGAACGGGAAACGGGGATTGCCGCCGCAGGAAAAATCCTGAAGTCGGCAGGATTCGAGGGGCCTGCTTTTTCTGCGGACGGATCCGGCCTGTCCGTGTACAATTTGTCGTCGCCGGACAGTTTGTGCCGGCTGCTCACGGGCATGCGGCATCATCCGTCATTTCCCGTTTTTTTCAGCAGTCTTCCCGAATACGGAAAGTCCGGAACCCTGAAAAATCGGCCGCCTCTCCCAAAGGGATGGACGGTTCGCGCCAAGACGGGGACGCTGAGCGGCGTGAAGACGTTGTCCGGATACCTGCTCAGAGACGGAAAGGTGAGCCACTCGTTCTCCCTGATGATCTGCGGATTGCTGTCCGGATTCCGGGGAGAGCAGCTTCAGGACCGGTTCATCCGGGTTTTGCTCAGAGAAACGGAATGA
- a CDS encoding ParM/StbA family protein produces the protein MLVAVDCGRSFVKVKTERNSFMFPSKVSAWRNRHYRQDLEGDMEVVYRGQRWFVGQLAEREGEFTRQAMQDTKAVEETLLLTVTAVHQAGANGNVDLVTGLPIIHYTEAERMAVRRLLEGDHEVTVNGRTARFRIRRVYTTIEGGGAFFADPRSGLVRIVDVGAKTTNYATFKDKVFIDRDSGTLPIGWETLRESNEREMADAIAAALSKKWHSDDVVVLIGGMAKRLERHMQGHFRHAFAARSPQMANVLGFYEVGKALIS, from the coding sequence ATGCTCGTAGCCGTCGATTGCGGACGCAGTTTTGTCAAAGTGAAAACCGAACGCAATTCCTTCATGTTCCCCAGCAAGGTGAGTGCGTGGCGGAACCGGCATTACCGGCAGGATCTCGAAGGTGACATGGAAGTGGTGTATCGGGGTCAACGCTGGTTTGTCGGACAGTTGGCGGAACGGGAGGGAGAATTCACCCGTCAGGCCATGCAAGATACCAAGGCGGTGGAAGAAACGTTGCTCCTCACGGTCACGGCGGTCCACCAGGCCGGGGCGAACGGGAACGTGGACCTCGTGACCGGCTTGCCCATCATTCATTACACGGAAGCGGAGCGAATGGCGGTGAGGCGCCTTCTGGAAGGGGATCATGAGGTGACGGTCAACGGACGGACCGCCCGTTTCCGGATCCGGCGCGTGTATACCACGATCGAGGGAGGAGGGGCGTTTTTCGCCGATCCAAGGTCGGGGTTGGTGAGAATTGTCGACGTGGGGGCGAAAACGACCAATTACGCCACGTTCAAAGACAAAGTGTTCATTGACCGGGATTCCGGAACCCTGCCCATCGGATGGGAAACGTTGCGTGAGAGCAATGAACGGGAAATGGCCGATGCGATCGCCGCCGCGCTCTCCAAGAAGTGGCATTCGGATGATGTGGTCGTGCTGATCGGCGGGATGGCCAAACGCCTGGAGCGGCACATGCAGGGGCATTTCCGGCATGCCTTTGCGGCCAGAAGCCCTCAGATGGCCAATGTGCTGGGATTTTACGAAGTCGGGAAGGCGCTGATTTCATGA
- the msrA gene encoding peptide-methionine (S)-S-oxide reductase MsrA: MAKATFGAGCFWGVEETFRKIPGVLDTAVGYMGGTKDQPTYEEVCTDTTGHAEVVHLEYDPEQVTYEQLLQVFWDSHDPTQLNRQGPDVGTQYRSVIFWHTEEQKEAAERSKAELERSGRFKDPIATEITPASTFWRAEEYHQRYLQKRGLGSCSL; this comes from the coding sequence GTGGCAAAGGCAACTTTCGGTGCGGGATGCTTTTGGGGTGTGGAAGAAACGTTCCGGAAAATTCCGGGCGTGCTGGACACCGCGGTCGGTTATATGGGCGGGACGAAAGATCAACCCACGTATGAGGAAGTGTGCACGGACACCACCGGACATGCGGAAGTGGTCCATCTGGAATACGATCCGGAACAAGTGACCTACGAACAGCTTCTCCAGGTGTTCTGGGACAGTCATGACCCGACCCAGCTCAACCGGCAGGGGCCCGACGTGGGCACGCAGTATCGTTCCGTCATTTTCTGGCACACGGAGGAACAAAAAGAGGCAGCCGAACGTTCTAAGGCGGAATTGGAGCGGTCGGGGCGTTTCAAGGATCCGATCGCCACGGAGATCACTCCTGCGTCAACGTTCTGGAGAGCGGAAGAATATCACCAGCGTTATTTGCAAAAGCGTGGTCTCGGATCGTGCAGCCTGTGA
- a CDS encoding peptide ABC transporter substrate-binding protein — MFSKGRLRIISVLLALIVVSGMAGCTSEANNPEAGEKVLRLALSGEPPSLDPAKAFDEDSLDLVNNLFEGLMRLDERHQPKPAAAEDVKVSEDGLTYTFTLRQAKWSNGEPVTAHDFEFAWKRVLDPETAAEPAFLLYFIEGAEAFNTGKGSADQVGVKALDDRTLEVKLARPTPAFLQLTAYPTYFPVPKKEVEKNPDLFHEASTLVSNGAFKLAEWKHDSHLKFIRNEHYRDKEGVKPDGIHFSVISDSKTVYSLFKTRKLDVVGKGAIPSDLLEEMVKNNEVKLSEGNGLAFFRFNVEKEPFTHPKIRKAFALAVDRRLIVDRVLGGVEIPAYGYVAPSVPGDFRNKGGNLIEDGNIEEAKRLLQEGMKEKGWNKLPEVTLMYSNATDKNKKVAEAVQEMIRKNLGVEIVLQAKERKVHLADQKNKNFIMTTSSFLADYNDAYNYLESFQTDHSMNRTNWSNARYDELLKKAAAEPDIAKRDEYLREAEKILFEEMPIFPLYFYTSAVIEQPGVKGILRHPVGPSDYTKAEK, encoded by the coding sequence ATGTTCTCAAAGGGACGGCTTCGCATCATTTCTGTCCTGCTGGCATTGATTGTTGTGTCGGGAATGGCCGGGTGCACCTCGGAAGCGAACAATCCCGAAGCGGGAGAAAAGGTGCTTCGCCTCGCTCTTTCCGGTGAGCCGCCTTCCCTTGATCCCGCCAAAGCGTTTGACGAGGATTCACTGGACCTCGTAAACAATCTGTTTGAAGGGCTGATGCGGCTGGATGAGCGGCACCAGCCGAAACCGGCCGCGGCGGAAGATGTGAAAGTGAGCGAGGACGGACTGACGTACACGTTCACTTTGCGACAAGCCAAATGGTCAAACGGGGAACCGGTGACCGCCCACGATTTTGAGTTTGCCTGGAAACGGGTGCTTGATCCCGAAACGGCGGCCGAACCGGCATTTCTGCTTTATTTCATCGAAGGAGCGGAGGCGTTCAACACCGGGAAAGGCAGTGCCGACCAGGTGGGGGTGAAAGCGCTGGACGACCGGACGCTGGAAGTGAAACTGGCGCGTCCCACTCCGGCTTTTTTGCAACTGACCGCCTATCCCACCTATTTTCCCGTGCCGAAAAAGGAAGTGGAGAAAAATCCGGATCTCTTCCACGAAGCCTCCACGCTGGTGTCCAACGGTGCGTTCAAATTGGCCGAATGGAAGCATGATTCCCATCTGAAATTCATTCGGAACGAGCACTATCGGGACAAAGAGGGCGTGAAGCCGGACGGCATCCACTTCTCCGTCATCAGCGACAGCAAGACCGTGTACTCCCTGTTCAAAACCCGGAAGCTCGATGTGGTGGGCAAAGGGGCCATTCCTTCCGATTTGCTGGAAGAGATGGTGAAAAACAATGAGGTGAAGCTCTCGGAAGGGAACGGGCTGGCATTTTTCAGGTTCAACGTGGAAAAGGAACCGTTCACCCATCCCAAGATCCGCAAGGCATTCGCCCTTGCCGTTGACCGCCGTTTGATCGTCGACCGGGTGTTGGGCGGAGTGGAAATTCCCGCCTACGGATACGTGGCACCTTCGGTTCCCGGAGATTTCCGCAATAAAGGCGGCAATCTGATCGAAGACGGGAACATCGAAGAAGCAAAGCGGTTGCTTCAGGAAGGCATGAAGGAAAAAGGCTGGAACAAATTGCCGGAAGTGACGCTGATGTACAGCAACGCGACAGACAAGAACAAGAAGGTGGCCGAAGCCGTTCAGGAGATGATCCGCAAAAACCTTGGCGTGGAGATCGTCCTGCAAGCCAAGGAGCGCAAAGTTCATCTCGCCGACCAGAAAAACAAAAACTTTATCATGACCACCTCCAGCTTTTTGGCCGACTACAACGATGCCTACAACTATCTGGAAAGCTTTCAGACCGATCACTCCATGAACCGGACCAATTGGAGCAACGCCCGCTACGATGAGTTGTTGAAAAAAGCGGCGGCCGAACCGGACATCGCCAAGCGTGACGAATATCTCCGCGAAGCCGAGAAGATCCTGTTTGAGGAAATGCCGATCTTCCCGCTGTATTTCTATACATCCGCGGTCATCGAGCAGCCCGGGGTGAAGGGAATCCTCCGGCATCCGGTGGGGCCTTCCGATTACACGAAAGCGGAAAAATGA
- a CDS encoding YhcN/YlaJ family sporulation lipoprotein — MNKRIIAAAMASVLVLTGIGCAGNRQAHDQDQTIQRITRVNDGMYRDTDRNARRQGNFVTDDRDLLARGIRTGDDIARQLEDMREIDNAYVILVNRVAYVAVTLPQKMGGKMTQRLKDRVAGKVKSVDPSIRTVYVSANPDFVKQWRNFANDIRRGRPVSAIIDNLSDVIRRTFPEAK; from the coding sequence ATGAACAAACGAATCATCGCGGCCGCGATGGCATCGGTGCTGGTTTTGACCGGCATCGGTTGTGCCGGAAACCGGCAGGCCCATGATCAAGATCAAACCATCCAACGGATCACCCGGGTCAACGACGGAATGTACCGGGATACCGACAGAAACGCCAGAAGACAGGGGAATTTCGTGACCGACGACAGGGATCTCCTGGCACGGGGCATCCGGACGGGCGATGATATCGCCAGACAACTGGAGGACATGCGCGAAATTGACAACGCATATGTGATCCTCGTCAACCGGGTGGCTTATGTGGCCGTGACCCTGCCGCAAAAAATGGGCGGAAAAATGACCCAACGGCTCAAAGACCGGGTGGCCGGGAAAGTGAAAAGCGTGGATCCTTCCATCCGGACGGTTTATGTATCGGCCAATCCCGACTTTGTGAAGCAATGGAGAAATTTCGCCAACGACATTCGCAGGGGACGCCCGGTCAGCGCAATCATCGACAATCTGTCCGACGTCATCCGGAGAACGTTCCCCGAAGCGAAATAA
- a CDS encoding zinc metallopeptidase translates to MLVIHPLLLLGSLLGLAIALWAQFRVRGNFKRWSNVRARSGLTGAEVARRILDAHGLSHVPVELVPGKLTDHYDPTVRAVRLSEAVYHSDSVAAISVAAHECGHAIQHKEAYGALVFRHRMVPVLNITSGAVPFLLLAGIFFKLSGLLLLGIIFFSVVVLFHLVTLPVEFNASSRAKVIMSSMNMISGAEEDRGVNKVLGAAAMTYVAGAVIALMELLQYILLFILQQNDD, encoded by the coding sequence ATGCTTGTGATTCATCCTTTGTTGTTGCTGGGATCGCTGCTGGGACTTGCCATCGCGCTGTGGGCGCAATTCCGCGTCCGGGGCAATTTCAAACGTTGGTCCAATGTTCGGGCACGTTCGGGATTGACCGGCGCCGAAGTGGCCAGAAGGATCCTGGATGCACACGGACTTTCCCATGTTCCGGTGGAGTTGGTTCCGGGGAAGCTGACGGATCACTATGATCCCACCGTTCGGGCCGTCCGGTTGTCGGAAGCGGTGTATCATTCAGATTCGGTGGCGGCCATTTCCGTTGCCGCTCACGAATGCGGACACGCCATTCAGCACAAAGAAGCATATGGGGCACTCGTGTTTCGTCACCGCATGGTTCCGGTGCTGAACATCACTTCCGGAGCGGTTCCGTTCCTGCTGCTCGCGGGCATTTTCTTCAAACTGAGCGGTCTGTTGCTCCTGGGAATCATCTTTTTCTCCGTGGTGGTGCTGTTCCACCTCGTCACCCTTCCGGTGGAATTCAACGCCAGCTCCCGGGCGAAAGTCATCATGTCTTCGATGAACATGATCAGCGGAGCGGAAGAGGACCGCGGCGTGAACAAAGTGCTGGGAGCCGCCGCCATGACCTACGTGGCAGGTGCCGTGATCGCCCTGATGGAGCTGTTGCAGTACATCCTGCTGTTCATCCTCCAACAAAACGATGACTGA
- a CDS encoding DivIVA domain-containing protein, whose product MRRLTPMDIFNKDFKQSIRGYDKDEVNDFLDQVIRSYEDVLQENEQLKKQIKELENQPPRSPEGNTDKYDAVIRDILMRLDRLEQYFRR is encoded by the coding sequence ATGAGACGATTGACGCCGATGGATATTTTCAACAAGGATTTCAAGCAATCCATCCGGGGATATGACAAGGACGAGGTCAACGATTTCCTGGATCAGGTCATCAGAAGTTATGAAGATGTCCTTCAGGAAAACGAGCAACTGAAGAAACAAATCAAAGAATTGGAAAATCAACCTCCCCGGTCACCGGAAGGAAATACGGACAAATACGACGCGGTGATCCGTGACATTTTGATGAGGCTTGATCGACTTGAACAATATTTCCGTCGCTGA